ACGGCCCCAAAATTCATATTTCAGCTCATCTCTCAACATTAGCGTCACTAGTGAGCTCACTATTAATCTTCAATCACTGTTTGGACATTCTGAAATATGAGCAAATGAGGGTACAtctaaatatactgtataaactGTAAATTCTAACTGAATGCAGTCAACATACCCCTATTTAAAATATACTTTAAACAAAACATCACTGCAACAAGCTAAATTATTATAAATGATCCAGATGTTTTGATATTCTGCTCTCTGTTTTCTTATCTCTTCCTGAAATGTGTAGTAATGTTTCACTGGgtccattattttatttattttctacaaCTACCTCAGTACCTGAAAGTGATTTGCCGTTCTCTCTCCAGGCGTAACTCCTGGACCCTCTACATCAGTCCTAGTAGGAGTGGTTGTGGGCCTGGTTGTTGCTGGTGTTCTACTGGCCATTCTCCTGGTACTGCTGTGTCCATATGAAAAAGCCAAAGGTGAGAATTTTTTATTAATTCTCATTTATCTTTTTGGTTCATGTTTTGAAGAAAAATGTCCAATCACAAAAGTTTAAAACAGTAATGACTTGATTAAGCATaattgaaagattagtggaatctgtgtgggtagctggacaggtaggatgactgacagtgaaggtgaacaggtggtcacgtgtcaggtgacagaggaatggatgagactgaggcaggaattcgtggattcatggacgcacagaacttctggatcagatggagttaaggaagagaaagcagcgagatcaggcgatggcaatttcctccttttatggagttgagatctgtcggacatttccacctgacctaattaaagcgcccctggcccagctgagtaaatggcaatgagttaaaggagtattccaccaactccatgggccttttctacaatAATATTATGCATTTCTATTTACAGATTCCTGTTGCAACAGGACATTCTCGTGAGTACACCTGTCTTTCAACTATGTTCCTTTTCATACTGTAAAATATAATCTGTGTGTTTCATGACTATATCTCTCCCTGTAGGCCCCACCAGCTCCAGAGGACCAACCTGGACCCCAAACAGGACCAAGGATCTACCCAGGGCCAGGCTCCTGATGCTGGGTATACATGTCTGCAGCATGGTCAGTCTCTCATCCCAGACCACTGTCACTCTCCTCTCTGTAACTTCACATACTGACTTTTCACTATTAACTTTATATACATGTTACCGTACTCTATGTCCCTAGGCAAGCTGAGGGAAAACAAACCTATTAATCTTTCTCTTTTATTTGGTCAACAGGTGGCGCTAACATCTATGATACAATCACACCCTCAGACAGTAATGACAATGGTactgggaaagggggatacctagtcagttgtacataactgaatgccttcaaatgaaatgtgtcttccgcatttaactctgaatcagagaggtgcaggggagaggtgcagggggctgccttaatcgacatccacatcttcagCGCCTGGTTAAGAGTGggttgctcaggggcagaacgacagacatTTACCTTGTCAattcagggattcgatccagcaaccttttggttattaaccactaggctacctgtatgtTAAATTTAGCatgaatacagtatagagttgtTGTTGCTGTTCTTCATACGTTTAATATGACTAGCATACTAACACTAAGTAGAGATATTAGCGTATTACCTGTATGTTTCAGATGCTGGTGCTGCTACTGCTGAATCAAGTGAGGTCATGTATGCCCAGATTCAACTCAAAGAGTTGGACAAGAAAAATAAAAGTAATTCTCAACTGTTACataaattaatacaaaatgtAGCAGTGTTTTTTACTCATCGAATTTGATAAAAACGTACAAattctcacctcctcctcctcagaaatGCCAGCTGATCCAAAAGAAAATCCATTCTATTCTGAGATCAAGGCATGGAAGACCACAGGTGAGATCCATTCTATAGGTTGGCAGTCAGTGAAATCTAAATGTGTTATTTTGGAGATTTGAAAAAGATGCAGAGTTTTCAATAAGCTAATTCCTTAATTTGTTCACTGGAAATGTCCATTTTCAGCAGCAACTGGACCTGTTGATGTGACCTATGCTGAGGTTGACCTTAAACAGAAGGCCAAAGCCAGGAAGAAGAAAGGTAAGACTGGACATCCCTCCTTCCATATTCCCTCTATCGTAACCTCACACCTCTGACCCCATATTGACTAGCTGCATAATATTCTGTATATAACTGTTATATTATTCTAAAGTTTTATCCTCACCCCTGACAGAAACATCAACCCCACCTGAGGAAGATTCTGTCTATTCTCAAGTGAAGCCAGGTACAGCCTCAGGTAAGACTAATAGCCATATGCTATTGATACTACATATGATACTAATATGGAACTAATGCTCTGATATCAACGTATAATGTAGCTATTTAAAGCATGTCTCTTTGTTTGATTCTAAAGATTTTGTTTGACTGCATGTCCTAAACAACTTGTGCTGCAGGTACTTGAGGGGgtcagggatggagggatggagaggatgaAAGGATGGCgggttggagggatggatggacggatggaaggatggaaggacacacacacacaccataataaGTAAcgaaacaattccacacaaagacatgggggaaacagagggaatatatatgtagtgtgattagggaatgtaaacaAGGTGTGCAcggaaacaagacaaaacaaatggaagaaTGACaagtggagcggcgatggctagaaggccggtgacgtcgaccgccaaatgtcgcccgaacaaggagaggagccgacttcagcagaagtcgtgacacctgTACTTTTACAATATCTTTGCATTGTGCTTTTTTAATAAACTATATTTTATCCACCAGATGGTATGAGTGCTTTCTTACAGTAAATGGATATTGTCATCTTCAACTTTTTCATAAAACATAATTTGGTCAAACCTCCTTTCAGCGTAGTATAGATCTCAGGATCCACAATGTGTGAGTTAAAGGTCAATCTGCTATTTCTGCATCAATTTTTGGACTTAATTATATCTACCCATTgaatcttgaagaatataacataaATGCCCCAAGAGCAAAGTTCAAAAGCTGCACCCCATCAGCTGAAGACACATTGAGATTTTTCAGAATGACTTTTTTGGGAAGAGTGTGCCTGAAAATAACAGTTCTTCTCGGTTTTATTATGTCATATACTCTGCAGGAGTTCTGAGAATCTAGTAACCTATGTATAAATGACTACCTGTTCTCCCATATTGCCTCTTCATCCTACAGACTGGTCATGACGATTAATGACATTCGTGGTGTGTGACTCTTACTACTATTTCCAGTGTCCCTGCATGGCCTGGAAGGTCACCGTTCCAGTTAGAGGGTTTCTGTGTCTATGTGTTAATGTCTATGTGGTGAGACAGACAGCGGCAGCCAGTTCATTGTCACTGTTCTTGAGAAACAGTCACAGAAAGTGGCATCACCGCAAGATGTTACCTGAAACGTAGAACGGGGGCTTCTATCAGTAACCTGGGACCTACTATCTTCCGAAAAAGTTGGCAGGTGTTTCATGTCCCTCACTGACCTATGAGCATGCAGAAGAAGTCATGCAAACACTTCTGCAGGAatatctttattttatttaacctttatttaaccaggaagggctcattgagattgaaaatctatttttcaagagcgtcctggccaagataggcaccaccaagtcattacaaaaattccagacaaacaacatgaaaaactacaagtaatatccccatagtctagtaaaggcataaatgtagctgatactagcctcatTCTGGCTTCAAATGAAAAACAGACCTTATTCCTAAAATTTAATCCCAATTTCAATTTGTGTAAGTTGTTgtatatgcaatttaaaagagaggccatcatcaattaaaattacaagatatttatatgaggtgaaagacctacactcgacaatctctgccttagaaTGAcccacttccggcgccgacagatgGCCACCTCGTTTCGCGTTCcaaggaaactatgcagtatttagtttttttccgtgttatttcttacatttgtACCCCttgtaatcttaggtttcattacatacagtcgggaggaactactgaatataagagcaacgtcaactcaccatcattacgaccaggaatatgactctcCCAAAGCAcatcctgtgttttgccttccacccaggacaatggataggatcccagccggcgaccctaAACAACGATGCCATAAAAGGGGCAAACGAGgaggtcttctggtcaggctccggagacggccacatcgcgcaccactccctagcatactactcgccaatgtccagtctcttgacaacaaggttgatgaaatccgagcaagggtagcattccagagagacatcagagactgtaatgttctttgcttcacggaaacatggctgactcgagagacgctaacggagtcggtgcagccagctggtttcttcattcatcgcgccgacagaaacaagcatctttctggtaagaagaggggcggtggggtatgccttatgattaacgagacgtggtgtgatcataacaacatacaggaactcaagtccttctgttcacctgacttagaattcctcacaatcaaatgtcgaccccattatctaccaagggaaatctcttcgattataatcacagccgtatatattccccccaagcagacacattgatggccctgaacgaactatatttgactctatgcaaactagaaatcacatatcctgaggctgcattcattgtaacaaggctaatctgaaaacaagactcccaaaattctatcagcatatcgattgcgcaaccagggctggtaaaaccctggatcattgttattctaacttctgcgacgcatataaggccctcccccgccctcctttcggaaaagctgaccgcgactccattttgttgcttccagcctacagacagagactaaaacaagaagctcccacgctcaggtctgttcaacgctggtccgaccaatctgattccacgcttcaagactgcttcgatcacgtggactgggatatgttctgcattgcatccaataacaacattgacgaatacgctgattcggtgagcgagttaattataaagtgcattgacgatgctATACCCAcagcaatgattaaaacattcccaaaccagaaaccgtggattgatggcagcattcgcgcgaaactgaaagcgcaaaccactgcttttaaccagggcaaggtgaccggaaacataaccgaatacaaacagtgtagctattccctccgcaaggcaatcaaacaagctaagccgtcagtatagagacaaagtagagtcgcaattcaacggctcagacacaagaggtgtgtggcagggtctacagtcaatcccGGAtttcaaaaagaaaaccagccccgtcgcggaccaggatgtcttgctcccaaacAGACTAAATCAtgtttttgcccgctttgaggacaacacagtgccactgacacggcccgctaccaaaacctgcagactctccttcactgcagcagacgtgagtaaaacatttaaaagtgttaaccctcgcaaggctgcaggcccagacggcatccccagccgcatcctcagagcatgcgcagaccagctggctggtgtgtttacggacatattcaatcaatccttatccaagtctgctgttcccacatgcttcaagagggccaccattgttcctgttgccaagaaagcaaaggtaacggagctaaacgactaccgctccgtagcactcacttctgtcatcatgaagtgctttgagagactagtcaaggaccatatcacctccaccctacctgacaccctagacccactccaatttgcttaccgccccaataggtccacagacgacgcaatcacactgcacactgccctatcccgtctggacaagaggaatacctatgtgagaatgctgttcatcgactacagcttagcatttaacaccatagtaccctccaaactcgtcatcaagctcgagaccctgggtctcgaccccgccctgtgcaactgggtactggacttcctgacgggccgcccccaggtggtgagggtaggtaacaacatctccaccccgcttaTCCCcaaaagggtgcgttctgagccctctcctgtactccctgttcacccacgactgcgtggacatgcacgcctccaactcaatcatcaagtttgcggatgacaccacaggcttgattaccaacaacgacgatgCGGCCTCCAGGGAGCAGGtcagggcccttggagtgtggcgtcaggaaaataacctcacactcaacgtcaacaaaacaaaggagatgatagtggacttcaggaaacagcagagggagcaccaccctatccacatcgacgggacagtagtggagagggtagtaagttttaagtgcctcggcgtacacatcacggacaaactgaattggtccacccacacagacagcgttgtgaagaaggtgcagcagccttaggaggttgaagaaattcggcttgtcaccaaaagcactcacaaacttctacagatgtacgatcgagagcatcctgtcgggctgtatcaccgcctggtatggcaactgctccgcccacaaccgtaagcctctccagagggtagtgaggtctacacaacgcatcaccgggggcaaactacctgccctccaggacac
This Oncorhynchus clarkii lewisi isolate Uvic-CL-2024 chromosome 21, UVic_Ocla_1.0, whole genome shotgun sequence DNA region includes the following protein-coding sequences:
- the LOC139378898 gene encoding uncharacterized protein, producing MAVLTKRPKSSQIFSGESVTLRCTIQRGKVTDWEYTWSKDGVDLPSRKHKYEISGDNISNSVDYRCQGTHIGNGTYSRWSDAVRLTVTALPTASVKMVTTQETLYSGDTVKLQCVISNYTDWTYHWLINKQRLYSQTSKTATISLSDQGGQYQCQGTRTRRPQNSYFSSSLNISVTSVTPGPSTSVLVGVVVGLVVAGVLLAILLVLLCPYEKAKDSCCNRTFSPHQLQRTNLDPKQDQGSTQGQAPDAGYTCLQHGGANIYDTITPSDSNDNDAGAATAESSEVMYAQIQLKELDKKNKKMPADPKENPFYSEIKAWKTTATGPVDVTYAEVDLKQKAKARKKKETSTPPEEDSVYSQVKPGTASGT